One region of Primulina tabacum isolate GXHZ01 chromosome 17, ASM2559414v2, whole genome shotgun sequence genomic DNA includes:
- the LOC142530746 gene encoding uncharacterized protein LOC142530746: MGDLVKQILAKPIQLADQVIKVAENAGSFKQECSELKSKTEKLAGLLRQVARASNELYDRPARRIIEDTQQALDKTLSLVLKCNGNGLIKRVFTIIPTAAFRKISAQLENSIGDVSWFLRVSAPADDRLDEYLGLPPIAANEPILYLIWEQIAMLYTGSIDDRADAAASLVSLARDNDRYGKLIIEEGGIGPLLKLLKDGKVEGQENAAKAIGLLGKDPESVEHLIHAGVCSVFVKILKEGPMKVQAVVAWATSELAAHYPKCQDLFAQHNIIRLLVSHLAFETVEEHSKYAVVSKATSVHAAVVLASGNNKNSNITSSSFDGKDGLLKGNHVEDEKSLIPHPSGNKHPNQMHNVVASTMSLKAGHGKHNNQLHPPTLFSVSVSSNKAREMEDPGTKSDMKEMAARALWKLARGNSPICRSITESRALLCFAVLLDKGTKNVQYNSAMALMEITAVAEEDADLRKTAFKPNSPACKAVVDQLYRIIKKADSESELLVPCIKSIGNLARTFRATETRMISPLVSLLDDLGIEVSKETCVALTKFACSDNYLHVDHSKAIIRAGGAKNLVQLVYLGEQIVQKQALFLLSYTALHVPDSEEFAQTEVLTVLEWASKQAVLMQDGHVEGLLMEAIGKLELYQSRGTRGFNKV, from the coding sequence ATGGGGGATTTAGTGAAGCAGATCTTAGCGAAACCGATTCAGCTAGCGGATCAAGTGATTAAAGTTGCGGAGAATGCGGGGTCGTTCAAGCAAGAATGCTCGGAACTCAAGTCCAAGACCGAGAAGCTAGCTGGGCTCCTCCGGCAGGTGGCGCGTGCCAGCAACGAACTGTACGACCGCCCCGCGCGCCGCATAATCGAGGACACCCAGCAGGCGCTGGACAAGACCTTGTCCCTTGTCCTGAAATGCAACGGCAATGGCCTGATAAAACGCGTTTTCACCATCATACCCACCGCCGCCTTCCGCAAGATTTCAGCCCAACTGGAAAACTCCATCGGTGACGTGTCTTGGTTCCTCCGCGTCTCCGCTCCGGCAGACGATCGCCTCGACGAGTACCTTGGTCTCCCTCCCATCGCCGCCAACGAACCGATCCTATACCTCATATGGGAGCAGATCGCCATGCTGTACACAGGCTCCATCGACGATCGAGCAGACGCCGCGGCTTCACTGGTTTCCTTGGCCCGAGACAACGATCGCTACGGAAAATTGATAATCGAGGAAGGAGGAATCGGACCCTTGTTAAAATTGCTAAAAGATGGAAAAGTAGAAGGCCAGGAGAATGCTGCAAAGGCCATTGGGCTCCTAGGGAAAGATCCAGAAAGCGTGGAACACTTGATACACGCTGGCGTTTGCTCAGTGTTTGTGAAAATCCTCAAAGAAGGTCCCATGAAAGTGCAGGCGGTAGTCGCCTGGGCTACATCGGAACTCGCAGCCCATTACCCCAAATGCCAAGATCTTTTCGCGCAGCACAATATAATACGTTTACTCGTTAGCCATCTAGCTTTCGAGACGGTGGAGGAGCATAGCAAGTATGCTGTCGTCAGCAAGGCAACGTCCGTCCACGCCGCGGTTGTTCTTGCTAGTGGTAATAACAAGAATAGTAATATTACCAGCAGTAGTTTTGATGGCAAAGATGGTTTACTGAAGGGGAATCACGTGGAAGATGAAAAGAGTTTGATTCCTCACCCTTCTGGGAACAAACATCCTAATCAAATGCATAATGTGGTTGCGAGTACTATGTCTCTTAAAGCTGGCCATGGGAAGCACAATAACCAACTTCATCCCCCGACTCTTTTTTCGGTTTCTGTTTCGAGTAATAAAGCTAGAGAAATGGAGGATCCTGGCACTAAATCTGATATGAAAGAAATGGCAGCAAGAGCCCTCTGGAAACTGGCGAGAGGAAACTCGCCGATTTGTCGAAGCATAACCGAATCAAGAGCTTTATTGTGCTTTGCGGTTCTTTTGGATAAAGGGACTAAAAACGTTCAGTACAATTCGGCTATGGCTTTGATGGAAATCACAGCCGTGGCGGAAGAAGATGCAGACTTAAGAAAAACTGCATTCAAGCCCAATTCGCCGGCTTGTAAAGCCGTGGTTGATCAACTGTATAGAATCATCAAGAAAGCAGATTCTGAATCTGAACTACTTGTTCCATGTATCAAATCTATTGGGAATTTGGCCAGGACTTTCAGGGCCACTGAAACGAGAATGATAAGCCCTTTAGTGAGTCTTCTCGATGATCTTGGAATCGAGGTTTCGAAGGAAACTTGTGTTGCTCTTACAAAGTTTGCTTGTTCCGATAATTATCTGCATGTTGATCATTCTAAAGCGATAATCAGGGCTGGAGGGGCCAAGAATCTGGTTCAGCTTGTGTACTTGGGAGAACAGATCGTGCAGAAACAGGCATTGTTTCTGCTTAGTTATACTGCATTGCATGTGCCAGACAGTGAAGAATTCGCTCAAACAGAGGTGTTGACTGTGCTCGAATGGGCGTCGAAACAAGCGGTTTTGATGCAGGATGGGCACGTTGAGGGATTGTTAATGGAGGCCATTGGGAAGCTGGAGCTTTATCAATCAAGAGGGACAAGGGGATTCAATAAAGTCTAA
- the LOC142530747 gene encoding ferredoxin--NADP reductase, leaf isozyme 1, chloroplastic-like, with product MQVSLCVKRLVYTNEQGEIVKGVCSNFLCDLKPASEVKITGPVGKEMLMPKDPNANIIMLGTGTGIAPFRAFLWKMFFEKHEDYKFNGLAWLFLGVPTSSSLLYKEEFEKMQEKFPDYFRLDFAVSREQTNSKGEKMYIQTRMAEYAEELWELLKKDNTYVYMCGLKGMEKGIDDIMVSLAARDGIDWIDYKKQLKKAE from the exons ATGCAGGTCTCTTTGTGTGTTAAAAGGCTTGTTTATACCAATGAACAGGGGGAAATAGTTAAAGGAGTATGCTCAAACTTCTTGT GTGACTTGAAACCTGCATCTGAAGTGAAGATAACAGGGCCTGTTGGTAAAGAGATGCTCATGCCTAAAGATCCTAATGCTAACATAATCATG CTTGGAACGGGAACTGGGATTGCTCCTTTTCGTGCATTCTTGTGGAAAATGTTCTTTGAGAAGCACGAAGATTACAAG TTCAACGGTTTGGCATGGTTGTTTTTGGGTGTTCCCACGAGCAGCTCATTGCTCTACAAAGAG GAATTTGAGAAGATGCAGGAGAAATTCCCAGATTACTTCCGGTTGGATTTTGCCGTTAGCAGAGAACAAACAAATTCGAAAGGGGAGAAAATGTACATCCAAACTCGCATGGCCGAATATGCAGAAGAACTATGGGAACTGCTTAAGAAAGACAACACCTATGTCTACATGTGTGGGCTCAAGGGCATGGAAAAGGGAATTGATGATATTATGGTTTCTTTAGCTGCTAGAGACG GTATCGACTGGATCGACTACAAAAAGCAGTTGAAGAAAGCAGAGTAG
- the LOC142531062 gene encoding thiosulfate sulfurtransferase 16, chloroplastic-like → MLRPVISVSFPASSMAEDSNYRFSGKHHSQNLANGVNYRNASTSINNLPRFGVGIANGNRSVQEQSAGVPTSVPVRVAHELLLAGHRYLDVRTADEFSTGHVAGAINVPFLLRVGPGLTHNPKFLEEVLSHYRKDDEIIVGCQLGKRSLMAATELLSAGFSGVTDMAGGYAAWVQNGLPTEP, encoded by the exons ATGTTGAGGCCAGTAATCTCCGTCTCCTTTCCCGCCTCATCAATGGCAGAGGATTCAAATTACAGGTTTTCGGGCAAGCACCATTCTCAGAATTTGGCGAACGGAGTAAATTATCGTAATGCCTCCACCTCTATCAATAACCTTCCCAGATTCGG tgtTGGCATAGCAAATGGAAACAGGAGCGTGCAGGAGCAGTCGGCAGGTGTTCCAACTTCGGTGCCTGTTCGTGTGGCGCACGAGCTTCTCCTAGCAGGTCATCGTTATCTTGATGTCAG GACCGCCGATGAATTTAGTACTGGGCATGTTGCTGGCGCTATCAATGTTCCTTTCTTGCTGAGAGTTGGACCAG GTCTGACCCATAATCCCAAATTTTTGGAGGAGGTGTTGTCTCATTACAGAAAAGACGATGAAATTATTGTC GGATGCCAATTAGGGAAAAGGTCTCTCATGGCTGCCACTGAGCTATTATCTGCG GGCTTTAGTGGAGTAACTGACATGGCCGGAGGATATGCAGCTTGGGTGCAAAATGGACTGCCAACAGAGCCTTAA
- the LOC142531061 gene encoding uncharacterized protein LOC142531061, with the protein MEDEKVTRSKGVVTRFNDQKGYGFIQPDEGGEDLFVHQTAVKSDGFRRLYEGETVEFTIILDGDKTKAVDVTAPGGGPVDSNSRRRNERDSRGGYGFSGRRTDGNGPGDRGGGGGCYNCGQLGHMARDCNGGSSGGNGDGCYTCGGYGHIARECPTGNRRGNGSNGVCFTCGEPGHLARECVGGGNSRGGGGFGNGSSGVCFTCGEPGHLARECVGGGNSRAGGGFGNGSNGVCFTCGEPGHRAKECLGGGNSRGGGGFGNRSGGVCFTCGEPGHIARECVGGGNSRGRDAFGRSRGGPDGGKCFNCGKFGHFSKECTEAPRG; encoded by the coding sequence ATGGAGGACGAGAAGGTTACTCGATCGAAAGGAGTTGTGACGAGATTCAATGATCAAAAAGGGTACGGCTTCATCCAGCCCGATGAAGGTGGCGAAGATTTGTTCGTTCATCAAACCGCTGTCAAGTCCGATGGCTTTCGCAGGCTGTACGAGGGTGAAACCGTCGAGTTCACTATAATTCTGGATGGAGATAAGACCAAAGCTGTTGACGTTACCGCCCCTGGGGGTGGCCCCGTCGATTCCAATTCCCGGAGGCGGAACGAAAGAGATAGCCGTGGTGGATATGGGTTTAGTGGTCGGAGGACTGATGGAAATGGCCCAGGAGATCGCGGAGGCGGCGGCGGTTGTTATAACTGTGGACAGTTGGGGCATATGGCTAGGGATTGCAATGGCGGGAGCAGCGGTGGGAATGGTGACGGTTGTTATACCTGCGGTGGGTACGGGCACATAGCGAGGGAGTGTCCTACTGGGAACCGTCGTGGAAACGGAAGTAATGGGGTTTGTTTTACTTGTGGTGAGCCCGGGCATTTAGCAAGGGAGTGTGTGGGTGGTGGGAACAGTAGAGGGGGTGGCGGCTTTGGGAACGGAAGTAGCGGGGTTTGTTTTACTTGTGGTGAGCCTGGGCATTTAGCAAGGGAGTGTGTGGGTGGTGGGAACAGTAGAGCGGGCGGCGGCTTTGGGAACGGAAGTAATGGGGTTTGTTTTACTTGTGGTGAGCCCGGGCATAGAGCAAAAGAGTGTTTGGGTGGTGGGAACAGTAGAGGGGGCGGCGGCTTTGGGAACAGAAGTGGTGGGGTTTGTTTTACTTGTGGCGAGCCGGGGCATATAGCAAGGGAGTGTGTGGGTGGTGGGAACAGTAGAGGGCGTGATGCCTTTGGGAGGTCTAGAGGTGGCCCTGATGGAGGAAAGTGCTTCAATTGTGGGAAATTTGGTCACTTTTCTAAGGAATGCACAGAAGCACCTCGTGGATAA
- the LOC142530969 gene encoding 2-methylpropanoate--CoA ligase CCL4-like: MDRLKPSTANSSPLTPIGFLERAATVYADCPSIVYDSISYTWSQTYRRCLKMASSICSLGIVPGEVVSVLAPNIPAMYELHFAVPMAGAVLNTINLRLDSRTVSVLFRHAQPKLVFVDHQSVSLVLEALSLFPSGFRCPLLVIITEGDSEYPAEKGYFQGSYEQMVSMGSSDFNWVLPKSEYDPLTLNYTSGTTSSPKGVVHSHRGAFIVALDSLLEWSVPKEPVYMWTLPMFHANGWSYTWGMAAVGGINICLRKFDASVIYANIRQHKVTHMCGAPVVLNMLSNVPDGKPLERPVHILTAGAPPPAAVLFKTESLGFVVSHGYGLTETGGLVVCCSWKQNWNKFPAAERARLKARQGVRTVGMAEVDVIDPESGKSVARDGKTLGEIVLRGGCIMLGYLKDPESTSKSMKNGWFFSGDVGVMHPDGYLEVKDRSKDVIISGGENLSSVEVESILYTHPAVNEAAVVARPDEFWGETPCAFVSFKEGIKQKPTESDVIAFCREKLPRYMVPKTVVFKDELPKTSTGKIQKFLLRNMAAAMGASKMSRL, encoded by the coding sequence ATGGATCGGCTGAAGCCCAGCACTGCGAATTCCAGCCCCCTGACGCCGATTGGCTTCCTTGAGAGAGCCGCCACAGTTTATGCTGATTGCCCTTCAATCGTTTACGACTCCATCTCCTACACATGGTCTCAAACTTACCGCAGATGCTTGAAAATGGCGTCCTCGATTTGTTCTTTAGGCATCGTCCCGGGGGAAGTGGTGTCTGTGCTGGCTCCGAACATCCCGGCCATGTATGAGCTTCATTTCGCCGTACCCATGGCCGGCGCGGTGCTCAACACCATCAACCTGCGTCTTGATTCACGTACGGTCTCTGTCCTGTTTCGCCATGCTCAACCAAAGCTTGTTTTCGTCGACCATCAATCGGTTTCGTTGGTTCTCGAAGCGTTGTCTCTGTTCCCCAGTGGTTTTCGGTGTCCTTTGCTTGTGATTATCACAGAAGGAGACTCGGAATATCCGGCGGAGAAAGGGTATTTTCAAGGTAGTTATGAACAGATGGTGTCGATGGGTAGTTCGGATTTCAATTGGgttcttccaaaatctgaatatgATCCATTGACTTTGAATTACACGTCTGGAACAACCTCTTCGCCGAAAGGGGTAGTCCACAGTCATCGGGGAGCATTCATTGTTGCTCTGGATTCATTGCTTGAGTGGTCCGTTCCTAAAGAGCCTGTTTACATGTGGACTCTGCCAATGTTTCATGCCAACGGGTGGAGCTACACCTGGGGCATGGCTGCAGTCGGTGGAATCAACATCTGCCTTCGGAAATTCGACGCTTCTGTTATCTACGCCAACATACGCCAACACAAGGTGACCCACATGTGCGGCGCGCCGGTGGTGCTCAACATGCTGTCGAATGTTCCAGATGGAAAGCCACTGGAAAGGCCTGTTCATATTCTGACCGCCGGCGCGCCTCCTCCTGCGGCAGTGCTTTTTAAAACAGAATCACTCGGCTTTGTTGTATCTCATGGATACGGCCTGACGGAGACCGGAGGGCTGGTCGTTTGCTGCTCGTGGAAGCAGAACTGGAACAAATTTCCAGCGGCAGAGCGAGCCCGGCTGAAGGCTAGACAGGGAGTGAGGACCGTAGGAATGGCGGAGGTGGATGTAATCGATCCGGAATCAGGAAAGAGCGTGGCTCGAGATGGAAAAACTCTCGGAGAAATTGTACTGAGAGGTGGATGCATAATGCTGGGATACCTTAAAGATCCTGAAAGCACATCGAAATCCATGAAAAACGGCTGGTTCTTCAGCGGCGATGTTGGCGTGATGCACCCAGACGGGTACTTGGAAGTCAAAGACCGATCAAAGGACGTAATCATAAGCGGTGGAGAAAATCTGAGCAGCGTAGAGGTAGAGTCCATCTTGTACACGCACCCGGCGGTGAACGAAGCGGCGGTGGTGGCACGGCCGGACGAGTTCTGGGGTGAGACGCCGTGTGCGTTCGTCAGTTTCAAGGAGGGCATCAAACAAAAGCCGACGGAGAGCGACGTCATAGCTTTTTGCCGGGAGAAACTGCCGCGCTACATGGTGCCGAAGACGGTGGTCTTTAAGGATGAGCTGCCTAAAACCTCCACCGGAAAAATACAGAAATTCTTGCTAAGGAATATGGCGGCGGCGATGGGGGCGTCGAAGATGAGTAGGCTTTAG